The proteins below come from a single Pandoraea apista genomic window:
- a CDS encoding alpha/beta hydrolase has product MMSSGGYVFEMFRQRGAGLARQLVVGMMAGAALLSVQAHASEVLSSEVYSKNLARPLTYNVYLPTGYEANGSTTYPVLYLLHGNDGVKNDWVVKGRMQSTMDKLIGHGDIPPAIVIMPDANTNWYVDLKERMETAFFSELIPHVEKTYRTLKTRDGRLIGGLSMGGYGAMRYALKYPEKFKAAALLSPAIYNPEPPKDSSARFVKVFAEPNTNGEYSARVWQQNNYPAYFDEFLKKGIKVPMYINSGDDDDFNIEMEATRFYELLRANKQPAELRIVDGKHEWSVWSSTLPDALKYIFRDVQRPQRSR; this is encoded by the coding sequence ATGATGTCATCAGGAGGGTATGTGTTCGAAATGTTCCGTCAACGCGGCGCCGGTCTGGCTCGACAATTGGTTGTGGGGATGATGGCGGGTGCCGCGCTTCTCAGCGTGCAAGCCCATGCGAGCGAAGTGCTCTCCAGCGAGGTCTACAGCAAGAATCTGGCGAGGCCGCTGACCTATAACGTGTATCTGCCGACGGGCTACGAGGCGAATGGCAGCACCACCTATCCGGTGCTTTATCTCCTGCATGGCAACGACGGCGTGAAGAACGATTGGGTGGTCAAGGGCCGCATGCAATCCACCATGGACAAGTTGATCGGCCACGGCGACATCCCGCCGGCCATCGTCATCATGCCGGACGCCAATACCAACTGGTATGTCGACCTGAAGGAGCGCATGGAGACGGCGTTCTTCAGCGAACTGATCCCGCACGTGGAGAAGACGTATCGCACCCTCAAGACCCGCGACGGGCGTTTGATCGGCGGCTTGTCGATGGGCGGTTACGGCGCCATGCGCTATGCCCTCAAGTATCCCGAGAAGTTCAAGGCGGCCGCGCTGCTGAGCCCGGCCATCTACAATCCGGAACCCCCAAAGGACTCGTCGGCCCGCTTCGTGAAGGTGTTCGCCGAGCCGAACACCAACGGCGAGTACAGCGCACGCGTCTGGCAGCAGAACAACTACCCGGCGTACTTCGACGAGTTCCTGAAGAAGGGCATCAAGGTGCCGATGTACATCAATTCGGGCGACGACGACGATTTCAACATCGAAATGGAGGCTACGCGCTTCTATGAGCTGTTGCGCGCGAACAAGCAACCGGCCGAGCTGCGCATTGTGGACGGCAAACACGAGTGGTCGGTGTGGTCGAGCACGCTGCCCGATGCGCTGAAGTACATCTTCCGCGACGTCCAGCGCCCGCAGCGCAGCCGATGA
- a CDS encoding methyl-accepting chemotaxis protein, with amino-acid sequence MLKNWTIRWRLRLAVAGLAGLVLVIGGLALLGLRDTVGSLREVYNKELASTRLLGEAEIHIGRARAVVLRAPQAPSAEIKAADVKKGTEYWGESEKAWQAYLALPADADEQRLAAEVTGARQALKDAFSQVQNSIAAGQTDVYYEQAAVLGKRYTAYVNANDALKRLYDSRAKESFDSATGTYDRLFAMTLGAIAFAIIAAFLTARSLNRAITRPLGDILDHFQEIADGNLQRAVHVTSNDEMGHLLAALANMKTQLGETVAKVRKSGEAIAASAREIAAGNLDLSARTEQQAASLEETAASMEQLTSTVRQNMEHARQANQLARQASDQTGAGDIAMVEVTDTMRAIDAGSAKIREIISLIDGIAFQTNILALNAAVEAARAGEQGRGFAVVAGEVRTLAQRSASAARDIKTLIETSAERSAAGSRIVGEAGTAMHSIADSVRRVTDIMAEISAASEEQTAGIDQVARAVTQMDEVTQQNAALVEQASAAAQSLAEQAESLKEAVAVFRLANQADDTGSAFGAASATTARARLHAVASS; translated from the coding sequence ATGTTGAAGAATTGGACGATTCGTTGGCGGTTAAGGTTGGCCGTAGCAGGTCTGGCCGGTCTGGTGCTGGTGATCGGCGGGCTCGCCCTGCTGGGCTTGCGAGACACCGTTGGCAGTTTGCGCGAGGTGTACAACAAGGAACTGGCCAGCACGCGACTGCTGGGAGAGGCGGAGATTCATATCGGACGAGCGCGGGCGGTCGTGCTGCGGGCCCCTCAGGCGCCAAGCGCCGAGATCAAGGCGGCCGACGTCAAGAAGGGCACCGAATACTGGGGCGAATCGGAGAAGGCGTGGCAAGCCTACCTCGCACTGCCCGCCGACGCGGACGAGCAACGTCTCGCCGCGGAGGTCACGGGGGCACGACAAGCCCTCAAAGACGCCTTCTCGCAGGTTCAGAACAGCATTGCCGCCGGGCAGACCGACGTTTATTACGAGCAGGCCGCCGTGCTCGGCAAGCGCTACACCGCCTACGTCAACGCCAACGACGCGCTCAAGCGGCTTTACGATAGCCGGGCCAAAGAGAGTTTCGATTCGGCCACCGGCACTTACGACCGGTTGTTCGCGATGACGCTCGGTGCGATTGCGTTCGCCATCATTGCGGCATTTCTCACGGCCCGCTCGCTCAACCGGGCGATTACGCGTCCGCTGGGCGACATTCTCGATCACTTCCAGGAGATCGCTGACGGTAATCTGCAACGCGCCGTGCATGTGACGTCCAACGACGAGATGGGGCACCTGCTCGCCGCGCTTGCCAACATGAAAACGCAACTGGGCGAGACGGTCGCCAAGGTGCGCAAGAGCGGCGAGGCAATTGCCGCCAGCGCCCGCGAGATTGCGGCAGGCAATCTGGATCTGTCGGCCCGCACGGAGCAGCAAGCGGCGTCGCTGGAAGAGACCGCAGCCAGCATGGAGCAACTCACGAGTACCGTGCGTCAGAACATGGAGCACGCGCGACAGGCCAATCAATTGGCCCGTCAGGCGAGTGATCAGACGGGGGCGGGCGATATCGCGATGGTCGAAGTCACTGACACCATGCGCGCCATCGACGCCGGATCGGCCAAGATTCGTGAAATCATCTCGCTGATCGACGGCATTGCATTCCAGACCAATATTCTGGCGCTGAACGCGGCCGTGGAAGCCGCGCGGGCAGGCGAGCAGGGGCGTGGCTTCGCGGTGGTCGCGGGCGAAGTGCGCACCCTGGCCCAGCGCTCAGCCAGCGCCGCACGGGATATCAAAACGCTGATTGAGACGTCTGCCGAACGGTCGGCGGCCGGCAGCCGCATTGTCGGCGAAGCGGGCACAGCCATGCACAGCATCGCGGATAGCGTGCGGCGCGTGACTGACATCATGGCCGAGATTTCGGCGGCTTCCGAAGAGCAGACGGCGGGCATTGATCAGGTCGCGCGAGCCGTCACGCAAATGGACGAGGTCACGCAGCAGAACGCCGCGTTGGTCGAGCAGGCGTCAGCAGCGGCACAGTCGCTCGCCGAACAGGCCGAATCACTGAAGGAAGCCGTCGCAGTATTCCGTCTGGCGAATCAGGCCGATGACACGGGCAGCGCGTTCGGCGCGGCAAGCGCCACAACGGCTCGGGCGCGGTTGCATGCCGTGGCGTCGTCCTGA
- a CDS encoding glycosyltransferase family 39 protein, with the protein MQKQDASLPDPDYLTAAAPPPIERLARVTRAIWRSPTFYVTIYAIVWAFVSTSLDPTVPFDAVEAFNWARNAEWGTPKNPWLVGFSMWPALGLDGEAMSIYWYVSHFAAVAIGMLGVWHLAQRLSGDRRLAWLAMLSLHLSGAINIDILPYNDNYLLVMLWPWMLWLFVRSLLDSPRFWPAFAVVAGLAAMTKYSTFALLGVMFVVSVWTPHARRHYRHPAFLLGLAIFVAMTVPNAVWLAHHDFAAFRWVDDQIHTRLNARALYAALTSFYPIAALALVLRVAGVRFARPAADARIVACVLLLPLIPILSYFTLHNGGRISEWLQPFAVPLPAVLVACVQPATACRSWRIARWLVAAGLLVLAGYIVFLSTNLRNAGQKFSGIKVASIELEQRWQARYGTPLRYVGHDHLATWLTFYAPGEPRLLMRWSVQHRPNIYTRDIDEADVRARGALLLGRPGESCRRTSFARTLTQWPTLTIDASETVPFSYHGGTSAMPLCVAYIAPRS; encoded by the coding sequence ATGCAAAAACAAGACGCGTCACTACCGGACCCCGACTACCTGACGGCCGCTGCGCCGCCCCCGATCGAACGACTTGCGCGCGTGACCCGCGCCATTTGGCGTTCGCCAACGTTTTACGTGACGATCTATGCGATCGTCTGGGCGTTCGTGAGCACGTCACTCGACCCAACGGTGCCTTTCGACGCCGTCGAGGCCTTCAACTGGGCACGTAACGCCGAATGGGGAACGCCGAAAAATCCGTGGCTGGTCGGGTTTTCGATGTGGCCGGCGCTTGGGCTCGACGGCGAGGCAATGTCGATCTATTGGTATGTCTCGCATTTCGCTGCCGTCGCTATCGGTATGCTGGGCGTGTGGCATCTGGCGCAACGCCTCTCGGGGGATCGCCGCCTCGCCTGGCTTGCCATGCTCAGCCTGCACCTGTCGGGCGCAATCAACATCGACATCCTCCCGTATAACGACAACTACCTGCTGGTCATGCTCTGGCCGTGGATGCTGTGGCTTTTCGTCCGCAGCTTGCTCGACTCGCCGAGATTCTGGCCGGCGTTTGCCGTGGTCGCCGGATTGGCGGCCATGACGAAGTACTCAACGTTTGCACTGCTTGGCGTCATGTTCGTCGTGTCCGTCTGGACGCCGCACGCGCGACGTCACTACCGCCATCCGGCTTTCCTGCTGGGGCTGGCGATCTTCGTCGCCATGACCGTACCCAACGCCGTGTGGCTTGCCCATCATGACTTTGCCGCGTTTCGCTGGGTAGACGATCAGATCCATACGCGATTGAACGCTCGTGCGCTTTACGCCGCACTCACGTCCTTCTACCCCATTGCGGCGCTGGCGCTCGTACTGCGCGTTGCCGGTGTTCGATTTGCGCGACCGGCGGCGGATGCGCGGATCGTTGCCTGCGTTCTGTTACTGCCGCTCATCCCGATCCTGTCGTACTTCACCTTGCATAACGGCGGACGCATCTCGGAGTGGCTCCAACCGTTCGCCGTGCCGCTGCCTGCCGTATTGGTGGCATGCGTGCAACCGGCCACGGCTTGCCGTTCATGGCGCATTGCACGCTGGCTGGTCGCCGCCGGACTCCTGGTACTCGCCGGATACATCGTGTTTCTGAGCACCAATCTTCGCAACGCAGGACAGAAATTCAGCGGCATCAAGGTGGCGAGCATCGAACTGGAACAGCGTTGGCAAGCGCGCTATGGCACCCCCTTGCGCTATGTCGGTCACGATCACCTTGCCACCTGGCTGACGTTCTACGCCCCGGGCGAGCCTCGCCTGCTCATGCGATGGTCGGTGCAACATCGTCCCAACATCTACACCCGCGATATCGACGAAGCGGACGTGCGCGCGCGCGGTGCTCTCCTGCTCGGCCGTCCTGGGGAATCGTGCCGGCGCACCAGCTTCGCACGGACCTTGACGCAATGGCCAACGCTCACGATCGACGCTAGTGAAACCGTGCCGTTCTCGTATCACGGCGGCACCTCGGCCATGCCGCTTTGTGTGGCGTACATAGCACCGCGATCGTGA
- a CDS encoding carboxymuconolactone decarboxylase family protein: MSQQKPVEYVSATPEVKAVFDDIKATRGVPDVNNFWKYIAQHPPTLERTWDSVKDVMAPGALDPLIKELIYVAVSVTNNCGYCVASHTAAARRAGMTDEMFGELLAVVGMANETNRLAVGYRVPVDPAFE, encoded by the coding sequence ATGAGCCAGCAAAAGCCAGTTGAATACGTATCCGCCACCCCCGAGGTCAAAGCGGTTTTCGACGACATCAAGGCCACGCGCGGTGTGCCCGACGTCAACAACTTCTGGAAATACATTGCGCAACACCCGCCGACACTCGAACGCACGTGGGACAGCGTCAAGGACGTGATGGCCCCGGGGGCGCTCGATCCGCTCATCAAGGAACTGATTTACGTGGCGGTCAGCGTCACGAACAACTGCGGGTATTGCGTTGCCAGCCACACGGCGGCGGCACGACGTGCAGGCATGACCGACGAGATGTTCGGCGAACTGCTTGCCGTTGTCGGCATGGCTAACGAAACGAACCGGCTCGCGGTCGGTTACCGCGTGCCGGTCGATCCCGCATTCGAGTAA
- a CDS encoding NADH:flavin oxidoreductase/NADH oxidase family protein, producing MTLFTPLTLPNGTSIPNRIAKAAMEENMADADHAPSDALLRLYDAWAQGGAGLILTGNVMIDARAMTGPGGVVLESDAHLARFRRWAETARAKGAQVWMQLNHPGRQMQAALGQPTVAPSAVALDLGSMSKRFAMPRELTDADIAEVVARFTRSALLAEQSGFTGVQIHAAHGYLLSQFLSPLTNKRQDRWGGSLENRARLLVDVVRSVREAVSPAFAVAVKLNSADFQRGGFGPEDARRVVEWLGPLGVDLVELSGGSYEAPAMQGEARDGRTLAREAYFLEFAREVVAVASMPLMVTGGIRRRAVAEQVLASGIAMAGIATALSLDPQLPNQWRAGQPSEPQLKPIRWKNKTLGSLANMAVVKFQLRRLSTGRSPRPAVSPVRALVLQQLSAACQTRQYRQWIARGLAR from the coding sequence ATGACACTCTTTACGCCCCTCACCTTGCCCAACGGCACATCGATCCCTAACCGCATCGCCAAAGCGGCCATGGAAGAGAACATGGCAGACGCCGACCACGCGCCATCTGACGCCTTGCTGAGGCTATACGACGCCTGGGCACAGGGCGGCGCCGGTCTGATCCTTACCGGTAACGTCATGATCGATGCGCGCGCCATGACCGGCCCGGGCGGCGTCGTGCTGGAAAGCGATGCCCATCTCGCCCGCTTTCGTCGCTGGGCCGAGACGGCGCGGGCAAAGGGCGCACAAGTGTGGATGCAGCTGAATCATCCGGGACGTCAGATGCAGGCGGCACTGGGCCAGCCGACGGTCGCGCCGTCGGCGGTCGCGCTCGACCTCGGCTCGATGTCCAAGCGCTTCGCCATGCCCCGCGAACTGACCGACGCCGACATCGCCGAGGTCGTCGCACGCTTCACTCGTAGCGCCCTGCTGGCTGAGCAAAGCGGCTTTACCGGCGTGCAGATCCATGCGGCGCATGGGTATCTGCTCAGCCAGTTCCTTTCCCCGCTGACCAACAAGCGCCAGGATCGCTGGGGCGGTAGTCTGGAAAACCGCGCCCGATTGCTCGTCGACGTCGTGCGTTCGGTTCGCGAGGCGGTCTCGCCAGCATTTGCGGTGGCCGTGAAGCTCAATTCGGCCGACTTCCAACGCGGCGGATTCGGGCCCGAGGACGCGCGACGCGTTGTTGAATGGCTCGGCCCGCTCGGCGTGGATCTGGTGGAACTCTCGGGGGGCAGCTACGAGGCACCGGCAATGCAGGGCGAAGCGCGCGACGGCAGAACCCTGGCGAGAGAGGCGTACTTTCTGGAATTTGCCCGCGAGGTGGTGGCTGTCGCATCAATGCCGCTCATGGTCACGGGCGGGATTCGCCGGCGCGCCGTCGCCGAGCAGGTCCTGGCGAGCGGCATCGCCATGGCAGGCATTGCGACCGCGCTCTCGCTCGATCCGCAACTGCCGAATCAATGGCGTGCCGGCCAGCCGAGCGAGCCGCAGCTCAAGCCGATCCGCTGGAAGAACAAGACCCTCGGCTCGCTGGCGAATATGGCCGTCGTGAAGTTCCAGCTCAGGCGGCTGAGTACCGGACGGTCCCCCCGTCCAGCCGTCTCCCCGGTGCGCGCACTCGTTCTGCAACAATTGAGCGCAGCGTGCCAGACCCGGCAATACCGTCAGTGGATCGCGCGCGGTCTCGCGCGCTGA
- a CDS encoding MerR family transcriptional regulator, with amino-acid sequence MKIGELAQVSGVAASRIRFYEAQGLLPNALRQANGYREYDDDALTRLDLIRRAQNAGFSLDEIRSILPPDLNAWPHDTLLAVLRRKVEEIDTLAQNLALAKRNLSTLIDAIEQRAEGESCQVAAQRVLASVRQSDDTPQTVPRRVAGRKRA; translated from the coding sequence ATGAAGATCGGTGAACTGGCGCAGGTGAGCGGGGTGGCAGCGTCGCGTATTCGCTTCTACGAGGCGCAGGGATTGCTGCCGAATGCGCTGCGGCAGGCCAACGGCTACCGCGAATACGACGACGATGCGCTCACGAGGCTCGACCTCATTCGACGAGCGCAAAACGCGGGCTTTTCGCTCGACGAAATCCGCTCGATCCTGCCACCGGATCTCAACGCGTGGCCCCACGACACGCTGCTGGCGGTCTTGCGCCGCAAGGTGGAGGAGATCGACACGCTGGCGCAGAATCTGGCGCTGGCGAAGCGAAACCTGTCGACGCTGATCGACGCCATCGAGCAGCGCGCGGAAGGTGAGAGTTGTCAGGTGGCGGCGCAACGCGTGCTGGCGTCGGTGCGCCAGAGTGACGACACGCCGCAGACAGTGCCACGGCGCGTTGCGGGGAGAAAGCGCGCCTGA
- a CDS encoding aliphatic sulfonate ABC transporter substrate-binding protein has product MKPLDPLSRRRFLAVLGASAATLALPARAAYEAGKFRIGYQKAASTLVLAKANGSLEARLRPLGVEVTWAEFAAGPQLLEGLNVGAIDFGYVGEAPPVFAQAAGADFVYSAYEIPTPLAEGVVVANTSPIKTVADLKRRKVAFNKGSDVHWFLVALLRKHGLDFGDIDPVYLAPADARAALERGSVDAWAIWDPFLSAVLDQSPVRLLANAEGAADHHQFFLSQRTFASKRPDVVKATLESLGETGQQIRADYAGAAAKLAPIQGLDAKIIEKGLRHYAHRYQPVSETVLAAQQRIADTFLQLKLIPRPIRVADATLPHPVG; this is encoded by the coding sequence ATGAAACCTCTCGATCCTCTCTCGCGTCGTCGTTTCCTTGCGGTGCTGGGCGCCAGCGCCGCGACGCTCGCCCTTCCGGCGCGTGCCGCCTACGAAGCCGGCAAGTTCCGCATCGGTTATCAGAAGGCCGCGAGCACGCTGGTGCTCGCCAAGGCCAACGGTTCGCTCGAAGCCCGCCTGCGCCCGCTCGGCGTCGAAGTGACATGGGCGGAATTTGCCGCCGGCCCGCAATTGCTCGAAGGGTTGAACGTGGGCGCCATCGACTTCGGTTACGTTGGCGAAGCGCCCCCCGTTTTCGCACAGGCGGCCGGTGCCGATTTCGTCTACAGCGCCTACGAAATTCCGACGCCACTGGCCGAAGGTGTCGTTGTCGCCAACACGTCGCCCATCAAGACCGTTGCCGACCTGAAGCGCCGCAAGGTGGCGTTCAACAAAGGTTCCGACGTGCACTGGTTCCTCGTTGCCCTGCTGCGCAAGCACGGCCTGGACTTCGGTGACATCGATCCGGTCTACCTCGCGCCGGCCGACGCACGCGCCGCCCTCGAACGCGGCTCGGTCGACGCCTGGGCCATCTGGGACCCATTCCTTTCCGCCGTGCTGGATCAGAGCCCGGTGCGCCTGTTGGCCAACGCCGAAGGGGCCGCCGACCATCACCAGTTCTTCCTCAGCCAGCGCACGTTTGCCTCGAAGCGGCCTGACGTCGTCAAGGCGACGCTCGAATCGCTCGGCGAGACAGGACAGCAGATTCGCGCGGACTATGCCGGCGCCGCCGCGAAGCTCGCACCAATTCAGGGACTCGACGCCAAGATCATCGAAAAAGGGCTTCGCCACTATGCCCACCGCTACCAGCCGGTCTCCGAAACTGTGTTGGCTGCGCAACAGCGTATTGCCGACACGTTCCTCCAGCTCAAGCTGATTCCACGCCCCATCCGCGTAGCTGACGCGACACTGCCCCATCCGGTCGGCTAA
- a CDS encoding LysR substrate-binding domain-containing protein has product MKDRSEANTLSASLDIDLLRSFVAIAQAGSLSRAAQRIARTQSALSQQMKRLEAIVDQPLLQRTGRGVVLTNPGERLLGHAQRILRSHDEAMADMSGRGLSGTLRFGCPDDYAAAFLPHLLREFAVAHPQALVEVICEPTPRLLEQLKRHALDLALISLPEGVDEASVIRREPLVWIGNPGLETLLANPVAPLPLALSDPDTLDYIAACEALTRAGRAYRVAYASSNLSGLTALARSGQALAVMTQTAVPADLRIVTGDTLPTLPSVGITVKFDRARPNHLSMAFAEHIRQTLAVL; this is encoded by the coding sequence ATGAAAGATAGAAGTGAGGCTAATACCTTGAGTGCGTCTCTCGATATCGATCTGTTGCGCTCGTTTGTTGCGATCGCCCAAGCCGGTTCGCTCAGCCGTGCAGCGCAGCGAATTGCGCGCACGCAATCGGCGTTGAGCCAGCAGATGAAGCGTCTGGAGGCCATCGTCGACCAGCCGCTGTTGCAGCGCACCGGGCGCGGGGTCGTGCTGACGAACCCCGGAGAACGCCTGCTCGGGCATGCTCAGAGAATTCTGCGTTCGCACGACGAAGCCATGGCCGATATGTCGGGGCGCGGGCTGAGCGGCACCCTCCGCTTTGGCTGCCCGGACGACTACGCGGCCGCGTTCCTGCCTCACTTGCTGCGTGAATTTGCGGTGGCGCACCCGCAGGCGCTGGTCGAGGTGATATGCGAGCCAACGCCGCGATTGCTGGAACAGTTGAAACGGCATGCGCTCGATCTGGCGTTGATCTCGCTGCCGGAAGGGGTCGACGAGGCCAGCGTCATTCGCCGCGAGCCGTTGGTATGGATCGGCAATCCGGGGTTGGAGACGCTGCTGGCCAATCCCGTCGCGCCTTTACCGCTGGCCCTGTCCGACCCGGATACGCTCGATTACATTGCGGCGTGCGAGGCGTTGACACGGGCGGGCAGGGCGTATCGCGTTGCCTATGCGAGCAGCAATCTGTCCGGGCTGACGGCGCTGGCGCGTTCCGGGCAAGCGTTAGCGGTCATGACACAGACCGCTGTGCCCGCAGATTTACGCATTGTTACAGGTGATACGCTGCCAACCTTGCCCTCGGTCGGGATTACGGTAAAGTTCGATCGCGCACGCCCGAATCACCTGAGCATGGCCTTTGCCGAGCACATCCGGCAAACGCTGGCCGTGTTATAG
- a CDS encoding HpcH/HpaI aldolase/citrate lyase family protein: protein MSSIPVIRSWLFVPGNRPERFDKALASGADAVILDLEDAVPPAGKIEARDTVRRWLNTRDTTGSAPVYVRINAAATPWFDADVAALAGLPQVSGFVVPKTEDAATLHRAAQDAGPALRLVPLIETAQAFAALTEIATAARVERLMFGTIDFQLDIGIEGDGDELLFFRSQLTLASRIAGIAGPVDGVTTSLDDAALIEASARRARALGFRGKLCIHPRQVRAVHAAFAWRDDEIAWAERVVEAARASGGAAVALDGKMIDAPVIAKASEILASR, encoded by the coding sequence ATGTCGTCTATCCCTGTCATTCGAAGCTGGCTCTTCGTGCCGGGCAATCGCCCGGAACGGTTCGACAAGGCTCTCGCATCTGGCGCAGACGCCGTTATTCTCGACCTCGAAGATGCCGTGCCGCCCGCCGGCAAGATCGAGGCTCGCGACACCGTGCGTCGTTGGCTGAACACACGAGACACTACCGGATCAGCGCCCGTGTACGTACGCATCAATGCGGCGGCAACGCCCTGGTTCGATGCCGATGTCGCGGCTCTCGCCGGATTGCCACAAGTGAGCGGCTTCGTCGTGCCGAAGACGGAAGATGCCGCCACGCTACATCGGGCGGCGCAAGACGCCGGGCCGGCCTTACGGCTCGTGCCACTCATCGAGACCGCGCAGGCCTTCGCCGCATTGACCGAGATTGCCACGGCCGCGCGGGTCGAGCGGTTGATGTTCGGCACCATCGACTTCCAACTGGATATCGGCATCGAAGGCGATGGCGACGAACTGCTCTTCTTCCGTTCCCAATTGACGTTGGCATCGCGCATCGCAGGGATTGCCGGGCCGGTCGATGGCGTCACCACGTCGCTCGACGATGCCGCGCTCATCGAGGCTTCGGCACGCCGGGCACGTGCGCTCGGATTTCGCGGCAAGCTGTGCATCCACCCTCGTCAGGTGCGCGCCGTGCACGCGGCGTTTGCGTGGCGCGACGACGAAATCGCCTGGGCCGAGCGCGTGGTGGAGGCCGCACGCGCCAGCGGCGGCGCCGCCGTGGCGCTGGACGGCAAGATGATCGACGCCCCCGTGATTGCCAAGGCAAGCGAGATCCTGGCGAGCCGCTGA
- a CDS encoding aspartate aminotransferase family protein, with translation MSKNQDADFWRNARQHLIRYGGTFEPLIVERAQGSFVYDADGRAILDFTSGQMSAVLGHSHPDIVSVVTESIGQLDHLFSGMLSRPVVDLAKRLADITPAGLERVMLLSTGAESNEAAIRMAKLVTGKYEIVGFAQSWHGMTGAAASATYSAGRKGVGPAAVGSFAIPAPFTYRPRFGPSGQYDYLAELDYAFDLIDRQSSGNLAAFIAEPILSSGGIIELPPGYLAALKRKCEERGMLLILDEAQTGIGRTGTMFAFERDGVTPDILTLSKTLGAGLPLAAIVTSAEIEERAHERGYLFYTTHVSDPLPAAVGLRVLDVIARDALVDRANVMGERLRNGLSGLMERFECVGDVRGRGLLLGMEIVRDRHSKAPADGLGAKITRECMNLGLSMNIVQLPGMGGVFRIAPPLTVSEEEVDLGVSLLGQAIERSL, from the coding sequence GTGTCCAAGAACCAAGACGCCGACTTCTGGCGCAATGCCCGGCAGCATCTGATTCGTTATGGCGGTACGTTCGAGCCCCTGATCGTCGAACGGGCACAAGGCAGTTTCGTCTATGACGCCGACGGCCGCGCGATTCTCGATTTCACCTCGGGCCAGATGAGCGCGGTGCTCGGCCATAGCCATCCCGACATTGTCTCGGTCGTCACCGAGTCCATCGGCCAGCTCGACCACCTGTTCAGCGGCATGCTCTCGCGGCCGGTGGTCGACCTCGCCAAACGACTCGCCGACATCACTCCGGCAGGGCTGGAACGGGTCATGCTGCTGAGCACCGGCGCCGAATCGAACGAGGCCGCCATTCGCATGGCGAAACTCGTGACCGGCAAATACGAAATCGTCGGGTTCGCACAGTCCTGGCATGGCATGACAGGGGCGGCCGCCTCAGCGACGTACAGCGCAGGCCGCAAAGGTGTCGGCCCGGCGGCCGTGGGCTCGTTCGCGATTCCGGCCCCGTTCACCTACCGTCCGCGTTTCGGTCCCTCGGGGCAGTACGACTATCTTGCCGAACTGGATTACGCCTTCGACCTGATCGATCGCCAATCCAGCGGCAATCTCGCCGCATTCATCGCCGAGCCGATTCTGAGTTCAGGGGGCATTATCGAGTTGCCGCCCGGCTATCTGGCGGCACTCAAGCGCAAGTGCGAAGAACGCGGCATGTTGCTGATTCTCGACGAAGCGCAGACGGGCATTGGCCGCACCGGCACGATGTTCGCATTCGAGCGGGATGGCGTGACGCCGGACATTCTCACGCTCTCGAAGACACTTGGCGCGGGGCTGCCGCTCGCCGCGATCGTCACGTCGGCCGAGATCGAGGAACGAGCCCACGAGCGTGGCTATCTGTTCTACACGACGCACGTATCCGACCCGCTGCCGGCCGCTGTGGGCCTGCGCGTGCTCGACGTGATCGCCCGCGATGCTCTGGTGGACCGCGCCAATGTCATGGGCGAGCGTCTGCGCAACGGGCTGTCAGGTCTCATGGAGCGCTTCGAATGTGTCGGGGATGTGCGCGGACGCGGCCTTCTGCTCGGCATGGAGATCGTCAGGGATCGGCACAGCAAAGCGCCGGCCGACGGCCTCGGCGCGAAGATCACACGCGAATGCATGAACCTCGGCCTGAGCATGAACATCGTTCAACTGCCCGGTATGGGCGGCGTATTCCGCATCGCGCCGCCGTTGACCGTCAGCGAGGAGGAAGTCGATCTCGGCGTGTCATTGCTCGGGCAGGCCATCGAGCGATCTCTGTAA